In one window of Phalacrocorax aristotelis chromosome W, bGulAri2.1, whole genome shotgun sequence DNA:
- the SMIM24 gene encoding small integral membrane protein 24, with amino-acid sequence MPRASQPLLLLVFLVLTTTAQGQAGTGPKELQPWLVSLTAVVVFLFIVFVLLLVSRLWQMRMHRWARVAGTHPAPASARGAGAGGAAGSGHARGWEQGAGSGRGDPRALLSPSLPSQEAGRPPGAPGDWMEHVGCANPAAEDGNEENDGEEQSKATSF; translated from the exons ATGCCGAGGGCCTCGCAGCCCCTCTTGCTCCTTGTCTTCCTTGTCCTCACCACCACCGCCCAGGGACAGGCTG GCACTGGccccaaggagctgcagccctggcttGTCAGCCTTACAGCTGTCGTCGTCTTCCTCTTCATCGTCTTCGTGCTCCTGCTCGTCAGCCGGCTCTGGCAGATGAGGATGCACAGGTGGGCCCGTGTGGCAGGGACGCATCCTGCACCCGCCTCGGCGCGGGGTGCTGGCGCGGGTGGGGCCGCAGGGTCCGGCCATGCCCgaggctgggagcagggtgCGGGCTCGGGACGGGGCGATCCCCGGGCACTGctcagcccctctctcccctcgCAGGAAGCAGGGCGGCCTCCAGGAGCCCCAGGGGACTG GATGGAGCACGTCGGCTGCGCCAACCCGGCGGCCGAGGACGGCAACGAGGAGAACGACGGCGAGGAGCAGAGCAAGGCCACGTCATTCTGA
- the SMIM44 gene encoding small integral membrane protein 44 yields the protein MALAGGTSPPSTEGAWGPRHLLQSPPEEDGVLYVDYKPPALDSIRLPRYVLYLVMAATLVLVVAYAIVGHLIKDLVHDFADWAFGPKLEEEKAVMAEGTMPEVEWLEEDGAPAQGELESEGAGVLPGMDIPLGLLAATRHSSISFADSHKKRFF from the exons ATGGCCTTGGCAGGGGGCACCTCACCCCCCAGCACCGAGGGGGCATGGGGGCCGCGGCACTTGCTGCAGTCTCCCCCCGAGGAGGATGGGGTGCTGTATGTGGACTACAAGCCCCCGGCCCTGGACAGCATCCGCCTGCCCCGCTACGTCCTTTACCTGGTGATGGCTGCCAccctggtgctggtggtggcatATGCCATCGTGGGGCACCTCATCAAGGACCTGGTGCACGACTTTGCCG ACTGGGCATTCGGGCCcaagctggaggaggagaaggccgTGATGGCTGAAGGGACCATGCCAGAGGTGGAGTGGCTGGAGGAGGACGGGGCACCAGCACAGGGGGAGCTGGAGAGTGAAGGCGCTGGTGTCCTCCCTGGCATGGACATCCCGCTGGGGCTGCTCGCTGCCACCCGGCACAGCTCCATCTCCTTCGCCGACTCCCATaagaagaggtttttttag
- the DOHH gene encoding deoxyhypusine hydroxylase, whose product MVTEEEVEAIGRTLVDAAQPLPARFRALFTLRNLGGRAAVDWISRAFGDGSALLKHELAYCLGQMQDEAAIPVLIRVLEDTAQEPMVRHEAGEALGAIGNPDVLDILKRYSEDPVIEVAETCQLAVRRLEWLQEHKQEPGAGPYLSVDPAPPAEETDVAKLRETLLDESRTLFDRYRAMFALRNLGGQAAVLALADGLHSGSALFRHEIGYVLGQMQDEACVPQLTAALRSRTESPMVRHECAEALGSIARPSCLETLRAFAHDEERVVRESCEVALDMYEYENGTQFQYADGLCKLQASA is encoded by the exons ATGGtgacagaggaggaggtggaggccATCGGCCGGACGCTGGTGGACGCggcccagcccctgcccgcccGGTTCCGGGCCCTTTTCACCCTGCGCAACCTCGGCGGGCGCGCGGCTGTGGACTGGATCAGCCGGGCCTTCGGCGATGGCTCTGCGCTGCTGAAGCATGAGTTGGCCTACTGCCTGGGCCAGATGCAGGACGAGGCAGCCATCCCTGTGCTCATCCGGGTACTGGAGGACACTGCCCAGGAGCCCATGGTCAGGCACGAGGCAG GTGAAGCCCTGGGTGCCATTGGGAATCCGGATGTGCTGGATATCCTGAAACGCTATTCAGAGGATCCCGTGATTGAG GTGGCGGAGACGTGTCAGCTGGCGGTGAGAAGGCTGGAGTGGCTGCAGGAGCACAAGCAGGAGCCAGGCGCCGGTCCCTACCTCTCTGTGGATCCAGCTCCCCCTGCTGAGGAGACGGATGTTGCCAAACTCCGCGAAACCCTCCTGGATGAGTCACGCACACTGTTTGACCGCTACAGGGCCATGTTCGCCCTGCGAAACCTGGGAGGCCAGGCTGCCGTGTTGGCGCTGGCGGATG GACTGCACTCTGGCAGCGCCCTCTTCCGCCATGAGATCGGCTATGTGCTGGGCCAGATGCAGGATGAGGCCTGCGTCCCACAGCTGACAGCTGCACTGCGCAGCCGCACCGAGAGCCCCATGGTACGCCACGAGTGTGCTGAGGCCCTGGGCTCCATCGCCCGCCCCTCCTGCCTGGAGACCCTGCGTGCCTTCGCCCACGATGAGGAGCGGGTCGTGCGGGAGAGCTGTGAGGTGGCACTGGACATGTACGAGTACGAGAATGGCACCCAGTTCCAGTACGCCGACGGGCTCTGCAAGCTGCAGGCCTCTGCCTGA
- the LOC142049458 gene encoding uncharacterized protein LOC142049458, which yields MDGAGLRPEPESPQAARPTGDRRPPPAGRAGAGAPRAGRESGARRGGRGWRRRCLPVPSPPVPPPGAAVTPRPITSRAAPAPDLKMQERLLVLLCALARRRAGGRRAMAGAGGGAGAGGWDGPQRRAWLRHYYSQRQKRLMTLLIARRRRTSCYFYPRAWPSIRSADWWERVVLKEFGPQDWLEKFRMSKETFFYVCNQLRPGLAPHSAHFHPPLPLEKRVAVALWHLATNVEYQTLSPLFGVGPSTVQTCVREVSYAVVLLLKPLYLRLPNEKELENMVRIFRTRWGFPHCIGALDSLHIPIHPPLRLSADYCNGQGWHSILTQATVDGLGQFWDVSTAFPGSMENSAVLESSSLWVLAKEGRLCPNPPKHFMGKAQKYVLLGDATYPLQDWILKPYQEDENLTQRQLQFNYRLKRAHSVIENAFLRLKARWQILLKCDDCSLELLPTLVLACCILHNVCEAHDNPFNEEWLEGAEPTELPKPCQPPPAAMEDGRAEQVRELMCQYFESCGEG from the exons ATGGACGGCGCCGGGCTCCGTCCCGAACCCGAAAGCCCCCAGGCCGCCCGGCCCACGGGAGACCGGCGGCCTCCGCCCGCGGGCCGGGCCGGTGCCGGCGCCCCCCGCGCCGGGCGGGAGAGCGGGGCcaggcggggcgggcgcgggtgGAGGCGGCGGTGCCTCCCCGTGCCGTCCCCTCCCGTCCCGCCCCCCGGTGCCGCCGTGACCCCGCGGCCGATCACTTCCAGGGCGGCCCCGGCTCCCGATTTGAAAATGCAGGAGcggctgctggtgctgctgtgcgcgctggcgcggcggcgggcgggcgggcggcgggccatggccggggccggcggcggcgccggtGCCGGCGGCTGGGACGGGCCGCAGCGGCGCGCCTGGCTCCGGCACTACTACAGCCAGCGGCAGAAGCGCCTCATGACG CTCCTGATTGCTCGCCGGAGGAGAACCAGCTGCTACTTCTACCCCCGTGCCTGGCCCAGCATCAGGAGCGCAGACTGGTGGGAACGGGTGGTCCTGAAGGAGTTTGGGCCCCAGGACTGGCTGGAGAAGTTTCGGATGTCCAAGGAGACCTTCTTCTATGTCTGCAACCAGCTGCGGCCCGGGCTGGCTCCGCACAGTGCCCACTTCCACCCCCCTCTGCCCCTGGAGAAGAGGGTGGCTGTGGCCTTGTGGCACTTGGCCACCAATGTAGAGTACCAGACTCTCAGCCCGCTCTTTGGCGTGGGGCCCTCCACGGTGCAGACGTGTGTCCGGGAGGTGAGCTACGCCGTTGTCTTGCTGCTGAAACCCCTCTACCTCCGGCTGCCCAATGAGAAGGAGCTGGAGAACATGGTGCGCATCTTCCGCACCCGCTGGGGCTTCCCACACTGCATCGGCGCCCTGGACAGCCTTCACATCCCCATCCACCCACCCCTGCGCCTCAGTGCTGACTACTGCAATGGCCAGGGCTGGCACTCCATCCTGACGCAGGCCACTGTGGATGGGCTGGGCCAGTTCTGGGACGTCTCCACCGCCTTCCCTGGCAGCATGGAGAACAGTGCGGTCCTGGAGAGCTCCAGCTTGTGGGTGCTAGCCAAGGAGGGCCGGCTGTGCCCCAACCCTCCAAAGCATTTCATGGGGAAGGCGCAGAAGTATGTGCTGCTGGGCGATGCCACCTACCCCTTGCAAGACTGGATCCTCAAGCCCTACCAGGAGGACGAGAACCTCACCCAGCGGCAGCTGCAGTTCAACTACCGCCTGAAGCGGGCACACAGTGTGATTGAGAACGCCTTCCTGCGCCTGAAGGCGCGCTGGCAGATCCTCCTGAAGTGCGACGACTGCAGCCTCGAGCTGCTGCCCACCCTTGTCCTCGCCTGCTGCATCCTGCACAATGTCTGTGAAGCCCACGACAACCCCTTCaatgaggagtggctggagggTGCTGAGCCGACTGAGCTACccaagccctgccagcccccgcCCGCTGCCATGGAGGATGGCCGGGCCGAGCAAGTGCGCGAGCTGATGTGCCAGTACTTCGAGAGCTGCGGGGAGGGctga